TCGTAAACACCACCTTGAACAATACCGAATAATGCATTCGGGTTTTCAAGTTTGTCGAAGTGATTACGGCTGCGCTTAGCCCAACGTAGTGACATTTCCATCGATTTCTTCGCTTCTTCGTGCGTCGCTGGGTATGGCGTACACTCGTCGAAAATCATTACGATGTCAGAACCTAGGTCTTTTTGAATTTCCATCGACTTTTCAGCGTCCATGAAAATCTTGTCACCGTTTACAGGGTTACGGAAGTGAACACCTTCTTCAGTGATCTTACGTAGAGAACCAAGGCTAAATACTTGGAAACCGCCTGAATCGGTAAGGATAGGACCTTGCCATTGCATGAAGTCATGTAAATCACCGTGTAATTTCATTACTTCTTGACCAGGGCGAAGCCATAAGTGGAAAGTGTTACCTAACAGGATTTGCGCACCTGTGTCTTTCACTTCCTCAGGCGTCATACCTTTAACTGTACCGTAAGTACCCACTGGCATAAATGCAGGCGTTTCTACTGTACCGCGTTCAAACTGCAAGCGACCACGACGAGCGCGTCCTTGAGTTTTATCTAATTCAAATTTCACAAAACCTCCAAAAGCCAGAGAAACAATCTGACGAATTTCCCATTACAGGACCTAGCTCCACCAGCACATGCTGAGAAACCACATAAACAATCATGATAATGATGATTGCCAGCTTAGCTTTAGCTACATCAATTACAAGATTAACTAAAGCGTAGCGGAAGAACGTCATGCTGTGACTGGGTTATATAACAGAATTTATACTAAGCCACAGACACAACAAAGGCTGCAATTGTAACAAAAAGCAGCCTTAATCTTTACTCGTTATAACAAGCGTAAAACTATCGGGTTTTACGCGTCTTTACGAGTAATGAACATTGAATCACCATAACTGAAGAAGCGGTACTTATTTGCCACTGCTTCATGGTAAGCATTCATTGTATTTTCATAGCCAGCAAAAGCGCTAACTAACATAATTAGAGTTGATTCTGGTAAGTGGAAATTAGTAATTAATGCATCCACTAACTGGAACTGATAACCAGGGAAAATAAAGATATCTGTATCACCAAAGAATGGCTTAAATTCAGTACCTTTCTTTAATGCATCTTGTGCAGCACTTTCTAAAGAACGCACAGATGTTGTACCCACAGCAATAACACGACCACCGTTAGCACGCGTTTCATTAACTGCAGCAACCACTTCTTCAGGTACTTCAACATATTCCGAGTGCATGTGGTGATCATTGATGTCATCCACACGTACAGGCTGGAATGTACCTGCGCCAACATGCAAGGTTACAAACGCAAAGTTTACACCTTTTGCTTTCAGATCAGCCATTAGCTTATCGTCAAAATGTAAACCCGCCGTTGGTGCGGCTACTGCGCCCGGTTTTGCATTATAAACCGTTTGGTAACGCTCTTTATCTGCATCTTCATCAGGACGATCAATGTAAGGCGGTAATGGCATGTGACCGACGATATCAAGGATCTCTAGTACTGTTTTATCGCTGTTAAAGCGAATTTCAAACAGTGCATCATGACGTGCAACCATCTCAGCTGAGAATTCACCATTTTCACCCAACAATAGCTCATTACCAGGCTTTGGTGGCTTAGAGGCACGAACGTGAGCCAAAATAGATTTGTCATCAAGCATGCGTTCAACTAGCACTTCAATTTTGCCACCCGACGCCTTATGCCCAAACATACGCGCAGGGATCACTCGGGTATTATTAAATACAAGTAAATCGCCCGGTTGAACAAGATCTAACACATCTTTAAAACATTTATGCGCTAATTCACCCGTATTGCCCGTCATTTGAAGTAAACGACTCGCGGTACGTTCTGGTTGAGGATAACGAGCAATTAACTCGTCTGGTAGTTCAAAATCAAAATCTGAAACTTGCATTGTATTACGCCCTAAATCACAGCAAGCGGGCATTATATACTTAACTTCCCCCAAGATGCGAAGCCAACTGTTATTTCACTCGATTAAAATGGATAATTTTCGCTAAACCATTAAAACAAACGCTCATCACTTCCACTTAACCCAAGCAATATCCACACAGAATATATTGAAATATTTGATATTCATCATGCGTTTTTGCAACGCAATTCGATATATTGAAGAAAAGATAAGCAAATTACTCGTCTATTTGCTGTTTTTACCGCACTTGTATGGAGGTTAATATGTTCACAGTTGCTTATATGATGACACCCCAACCTCGAACCTTATCACGCAATGATACTTTGCTAGATGCAAAGGAAATGATGGAAAAACTATCTATCCGTCATATTCCTATTACTGACCATAAAAATGAATTGATAGGACTCGTTAGCCAGCGTGATATTCTTTCCGCCCAAGATTCAAATCTCAAATCCATTATCGAAAACCCGCTATCCTCAACTCTTGATGTCCTACTTGATCGTTCAATGAATACTAAAGTAATGAGTGTTGATTATCGTGCAGGATTAAAACAAGCCGCACTGTATATGCAAAAACATAAAATAGGCTGTTTACCTGTAGTAAAAGAGAAAAAGCTGATCGGTATTATCACAGATTCAGACTTTGTCGCGATTGCGATTACATTGATAGAAACACTGGAAGAAGTTGATCCCATCGAGTCTGATTTCGAAACACTCGACATGCTAGACGAATAAAAAAGGGGAGCGTCATGCTCCCCGATGATAACGTAATAGTCAGTACTCATTTAAAGCTGCGGCCTATACTTAAGTACTGCTGATAACAACACTTTGCTAGGATAGTTAGTAAACACGTTATCTTAAAAATATTATTCATTGCGATGCAGCTTAATTACTTAAACTGATCTTCTTCTGTAGAACCAGTCAGTGCTGTTACCGAAGAATTACCGCCTTGAATCGTATTAGTCATGGTATCGAAGTAGCCCGTTCCCACTTCTTGCTGGTGCGCAACGAAGGTATAGCCTTTCTCTGCCGCTTCAAATTCAGGACGTTGTACTTTCTCAACGTAATGACGCATCCCCTCACCTTGCGCGTAAGCATGTGCTAATTCAAACATGTTAAACCACATATTATGGATACCCGCTAAGGTGATGAACTGGTACTTATAGCCCATGTCTGAAAGCTCTTGCTGGAATTTAGCAATGGTTTCAGCATCAAGGTTTTTCTCCCAGTTAAACGATGGAGAACAGTTATAAGCCAGTAACTGATCTGGGTATTGCGCATGGATCGCTTCAGCAAATTTGCGCGCTTCTTCTAAACATGGAGTTGCGGTCTCACACCAGATTAAATCTGCGTATGGTGCGTATGCTAAGCCACGAGCAATAGCCTGATCGATACCAGCACGGACACGGTAGAAACCTTCTGCGGTACGATCACCAATAATGAAGTCTTTGTCATATGGGTCGCAATCAGAGGTTAATAAATCCGCAGCATTTGCATCTGTACGAGCAATTACCAGTGTAGTTGTGCCAGCCACATCTGCCGCTAAGCGGGCAGCGACCAACTTTTGCACCGCTTCTTGAGTAGGAACCAGTACCTTACCGCCCATGTGACCACATTTTTTCACCGACGCTAGCTGATCTTCAAAGTGAACACCAGCAGCACCTGCTTCAATCATGCTACGCATAAGCTCATAAGCATTAAGTACGCCACCAAAACCCGCTTCCGCATCAGCGACAATCGGTAAGAAATAATCAACACCGTCTTCTGGGTTACCACCATTCGCCCATTGAATTTGATCGGCACGGCGGAAAGAATTATTAATACGTTTCACCACAGCAGGCACAGAATCTACTGGGTACAACGACTGATCGGGATACATGGTCGATGCAGTATTATTATCTGCCGCCACTTGCCAGCCTGATAAATAAATCGCTTCAATACCGGCTTTTGCTTGCTGAACAGCCTGGTCACCTGTTAGTGCGCCCAAACAATTCACATACCCTTTTTTCGCTTCACCATTAACTAATTGCCATAACTTGTCAGCACCAAGCTGAGCAATAGTATTAGCTGGAGCAAACGAGCCGCGTAGATTAATGACTTCTTCCGCACTATAAGTACGCTTAACATGTTTCCAACGTGGGTTTTCCGCCCAGTCTTTTTCAATTGCTTCAATTTGTTGTTGGCGTGTTAATGTCATAATGGTATCCCTCGTATCTATCCGCTTTCATCCGTTGGTATGACGGTTAATTGATACTAATTTTCAACATACATCTGGTACTGCGACCCTCAACTACCTCGGATTCTCTTTGTTATACAAACGCTATGGCGTTTAATTTAAATATTCATAACCATGTAAGGTTAAGAAGTTTTCTAACTCTTCACTTGTGGTCAGCTTTGCCATCAATTCAGCCGCTTCATCAAAGCGTCCTTGATTAAAGCGAACATCACCTAACTCTTCTTTTAAAACCAACATTTCTTCAGCTAGCATTTGCTCAAACAACGCTTTAGTAACCACTTTACCGTTTGATAACGCTTGCTTATGTTTGATCCACTGCCAAATCGAGGCTCGGGAAATTTCAGCGGTTGCCGCATCTTCCATTAATCCATAAATTGGCACACAACCATTACCGGAAATCCATGCTTCAATGTATTGCACCGCGACACGAATATTGTGACGCATTCCCTCTTCTGTTCGTTCGCCATCACAAGGCGCTAATAACTCATTTGCCGTAATCGGCGCATCGTTATCACGGGTGATATCTAATTGGTTTTTACGATCGCCGAGTACGTGATCAAATACCCCACATGCGGTATCAGCAAGACCTGGGTGCGCAACCCATGTACCATCGTGTCCATTACTTGCCTCAAGTGCTTTATCGGTTTGAATTTTATTTAAAACCCATGCTTGGCGCTGTGGATCTTTAGATGGAATAAAGGCTGCCATCCCTCCCATAGCAAAAGCACCACGACGATGACACGTACGAACTAACAAGCGTGAGTACGCATTAAGAAAAGGCTTTTCCATTGTTACAACTTGGCGATCGGGTAAGATGCGATCTGGATATTGGCGTAAGGTTTTTATATAGCTGAAGATATAATCCCAACGACCACAATTAAGCCCGACAATGTGCTCTTTTAAATTAAATAGGATCTCATCCATTTCAAAAACAGCAGGTAGTGTTTCAATCAACACGGTGGCTTTAATAGTGCCTCGCGCTAATCCAAATTCATCTTCGGTATAACTAAATACATCACTCCACCATGCCGCTTCACGGTATGCCTGTAATTTGGGTAAATAGAAATATGGGCCACTGCCTTTAGCTAATAAGGCTTTTTGATTGAGGTAAAAGTACAGCGCAAAGTCTAATAGCGCCCCAGGGATTGGTTTGCCATTCCACAGCACATGCTTTTCAGGTAAATGTAATCCTCGAACTCGGCATATCAAGACTGCGGGATCATCGGCTAGTTGATAATGTTTGCCATTCGCAGGATTAACATAATCAATGGTGCCATTAACCGCATCTCGTAAATTACGCTGTCCTTCAATCACTTCATTCCATGCTGGTGCAAAAGAATCTTCAAAGTCAGCCATAAACACTTTTACATTGGCATTAAGCGCATTAATCACCATTTTGCGATCAACAGGGCCTGTAATTTCCACGCGTCGGTCTTGTAAATCTTGAGGGATATTTTGAATTTTCCACTCACTGTGACGAATAGATTCTGTTTCAGGATCAAAGTCCGGTAATTGGCCTCTATCTATTTGACGCTGACGCTGTTCACGATCTTCAAGTAGTAAAGGAATTCGCTCGGCAAAACGATCCACCAAACGTTCTAAGAAAAGTAATGCGTCATCCGATAAAATCTCACGCTGCGATTCTGTAAGCGGTTGCTGTAATGATAATTTCATTTGGTAGTTAGATTGAACGGCTGTATCTGTCATAACGCCCCATCCTTGTAACTTAATCACCACTTTTATCAATAAGCCGTAGTGAGCTTTTTATAAGCATTATTGCTTAACCTGTTCTTTACGTTGCCGCAACATATAACAAAAAGCAAATCTACGCCTTCTATTTAAAAATAGATAAAAACAACAAAATAATTAAATAACAACAACTTAAATAAATAAGAGTAAAAACTCAAAACACTAAATTAAAACAAAAGCCAGTAAATAACTCGGAATAGATACTTTGTTTTAAAAACGACACTTTTTGTATGTAGTTACGTAATTAAATTACATAATAAAAGAATAAGTAATTAGTAATATTTTTCGTTTTAAACATCGATACTTTTATTATTAGAAAATAATTAATTGATTTTTTTAAGGTAAATAAGGGTAAGGCAGAAAGGAATTAAACAGTGTGAGATCTTAGTGATAATATACACAATTCTTTGTTTGCTTCACGAAACAAAAAAAACCGACAAAACAGCACGTTAAAGCCAATCAAGCAAACAGAACAATAATCTAAATATAGTTATACACCAGAGTTTTAGTCCAAATTATATCTTTTTTTTACTTAAGATAATTTTAAATAAAAAAAACCTGAAAATATGCCATTTTTTATCATTGATAATAATCACAACAGCACATAATTCAGGTCTTTAACCGTGTTCATTCAGTCACTCTTTAGACTAAAGTAGCGTTTCAACAATCTCAGCTAGCTTTTCAAACGTCTTTAATCGACTTGATGTTGGACGCCATACTAAGCCAATTTCACGAAATGCCGCTTGGCCTGGTGGCTCAATCACCACAAGATTTTGATTATCTAAAATCCCGTGCTCAATCGCCATCTGTGGAATAAAGGTTGTACCTAGGCCATTAGCAACCATTTGTACCAAGGTATGAAGACTGGTTGCAGTAAAAGGGTTAATCTTTTCTTTGGTCGTTAATCGACACGCAGATACAGCATGCTCGGTTAAGCAATGCTCTTTCTCTAGTAGAAAAACCGATTCATCCGGTAAGTCAGCATAACGTAACGGCACTGATACACGTTCAGCTTGGTTTTTACTTATCACCATCTTAAAAGCATCACGCCCCACCACTTTGCTACTCATACCATTAATTTCGACTGGCAACGCAAGGATCAATACATCCATTTCACCGTTACGCAAAGCCGCTAACAAATTGGTCGTCGTATCTTCTCGCAGTAATAAGTTAAGTTTTGGATACAGTCGGTTAACTTCTTGCACTAAATCGCACAATAAGAAAGGGGCAATAGTTGGAATACAACCCACCCGTAACGGCCCTTCCATTCCATCACCAGAAGAACGAGATAGTTCTATCAAATCTTGGCTGCGTGCAAGCAATTCTCGTGAGCGAACCACGACTTCTTCGCCCATACTGGTGAATACCAATGATTTATTGTCACGCTCTATTAGCTGACAATCTAATAAATCTTCTAAGTTTTGGATCCCTGAACTAAGTGTCGATTGGCTCACAAAACACTTTTTTGCCGCTTCGCCAAAGTGACGGGTTTCCGATAAAGTTACTAGGTAATGC
The sequence above is a segment of the Photobacterium leiognathi genome. Coding sequences within it:
- the aceB gene encoding malate synthase A; the protein is MTDTAVQSNYQMKLSLQQPLTESQREILSDDALLFLERLVDRFAERIPLLLEDREQRQRQIDRGQLPDFDPETESIRHSEWKIQNIPQDLQDRRVEITGPVDRKMVINALNANVKVFMADFEDSFAPAWNEVIEGQRNLRDAVNGTIDYVNPANGKHYQLADDPAVLICRVRGLHLPEKHVLWNGKPIPGALLDFALYFYLNQKALLAKGSGPYFYLPKLQAYREAAWWSDVFSYTEDEFGLARGTIKATVLIETLPAVFEMDEILFNLKEHIVGLNCGRWDYIFSYIKTLRQYPDRILPDRQVVTMEKPFLNAYSRLLVRTCHRRGAFAMGGMAAFIPSKDPQRQAWVLNKIQTDKALEASNGHDGTWVAHPGLADTACGVFDHVLGDRKNQLDITRDNDAPITANELLAPCDGERTEEGMRHNIRVAVQYIEAWISGNGCVPIYGLMEDAATAEISRASIWQWIKHKQALSNGKVVTKALFEQMLAEEMLVLKEELGDVRFNQGRFDEAAELMAKLTTSEELENFLTLHGYEYLN
- the queA gene encoding tRNA preQ1(34) S-adenosylmethionine ribosyltransferase-isomerase QueA, yielding MQVSDFDFELPDELIARYPQPERTASRLLQMTGNTGELAHKCFKDVLDLVQPGDLLVFNNTRVIPARMFGHKASGGKIEVLVERMLDDKSILAHVRASKPPKPGNELLLGENGEFSAEMVARHDALFEIRFNSDKTVLEILDIVGHMPLPPYIDRPDEDADKERYQTVYNAKPGAVAAPTAGLHFDDKLMADLKAKGVNFAFVTLHVGAGTFQPVRVDDINDHHMHSEYVEVPEEVVAAVNETRANGGRVIAVGTTSVRSLESAAQDALKKGTEFKPFFGDTDIFIFPGYQFQLVDALITNFHLPESTLIMLVSAFAGYENTMNAYHEAVANKYRFFSYGDSMFITRKDA
- the aceA gene encoding isocitrate lyase yields the protein MTLTRQQQIEAIEKDWAENPRWKHVKRTYSAEEVINLRGSFAPANTIAQLGADKLWQLVNGEAKKGYVNCLGALTGDQAVQQAKAGIEAIYLSGWQVAADNNTASTMYPDQSLYPVDSVPAVVKRINNSFRRADQIQWANGGNPEDGVDYFLPIVADAEAGFGGVLNAYELMRSMIEAGAAGVHFEDQLASVKKCGHMGGKVLVPTQEAVQKLVAARLAADVAGTTTLVIARTDANAADLLTSDCDPYDKDFIIGDRTAEGFYRVRAGIDQAIARGLAYAPYADLIWCETATPCLEEARKFAEAIHAQYPDQLLAYNCSPSFNWEKNLDAETIAKFQQELSDMGYKYQFITLAGIHNMWFNMFELAHAYAQGEGMRHYVEKVQRPEFEAAEKGYTFVAHQQEVGTGYFDTMTNTIQGGNSSVTALTGSTEEDQFK
- a CDS encoding CBS domain-containing protein gives rise to the protein MFTVAYMMTPQPRTLSRNDTLLDAKEMMEKLSIRHIPITDHKNELIGLVSQRDILSAQDSNLKSIIENPLSSTLDVLLDRSMNTKVMSVDYRAGLKQAALYMQKHKIGCLPVVKEKKLIGIITDSDFVAIAITLIETLEEVDPIESDFETLDMLDE
- a CDS encoding hydrogen peroxide-inducible genes activator; protein product: MNKFPSLKQLHYLVTLSETRHFGEAAKKCFVSQSTLSSGIQNLEDLLDCQLIERDNKSLVFTSMGEEVVVRSRELLARSQDLIELSRSSGDGMEGPLRVGCIPTIAPFLLCDLVQEVNRLYPKLNLLLREDTTTNLLAALRNGEMDVLILALPVEINGMSSKVVGRDAFKMVISKNQAERVSVPLRYADLPDESVFLLEKEHCLTEHAVSACRLTTKEKINPFTATSLHTLVQMVANGLGTTFIPQMAIEHGILDNQNLVVIEPPGQAAFREIGLVWRPTSSRLKTFEKLAEIVETLL
- the tgt gene encoding tRNA guanosine(34) transglycosylase Tgt; translation: MKFELDKTQGRARRGRLQFERGTVETPAFMPVGTYGTVKGMTPEEVKDTGAQILLGNTFHLWLRPGQEVMKLHGDLHDFMQWQGPILTDSGGFQVFSLGSLRKITEEGVHFRNPVNGDKIFMDAEKSMEIQKDLGSDIVMIFDECTPYPATHEEAKKSMEMSLRWAKRSRNHFDKLENPNALFGIVQGGVYEDLRDVSVEGLTNIGFDGYAVGGLAVGEPKEDMHRILEHTCPQLPEDKPRYLMGVGKPEDLVEGVRRGIDMFDCVMPTRNARNGHLFVTGGVIKIRNAKHKTDTTPLDPHCDCYTCRNYSKAYLYHLDKCNEILGARLNTIHNLRYYQRLMESIRKSIEEDRFDAFVEEFYARRDREVPPLNV